One region of Pseudomonas sp. ABC1 genomic DNA includes:
- a CDS encoding PilN domain-containing protein, translating to MAGINLLPWRERLRQSRRRRFLTLLGVALVCSAVFTLLAGWRLGVALERQDARNDYLRQQLARLGGDIDEVAALEHERGALLEQVQRFHALQASRPVVGRVLEELVRLLPEGVHFSALKMKDGVLSIEGHADSDQAVSGFMQRLGQSRWLASPALSEVRNGMPGDAGPAASQFRLGVRSVAGGPLAEGGAP from the coding sequence ATGGCGGGCATCAACCTGCTGCCCTGGCGGGAGCGCTTGCGTCAGTCTCGCCGCCGCCGTTTCCTGACGCTGCTCGGCGTTGCCTTGGTGTGCTCCGCAGTGTTCACCCTGCTGGCAGGGTGGCGCCTGGGTGTCGCGCTGGAACGGCAGGACGCTCGCAACGACTATCTGCGTCAGCAACTTGCCAGGCTGGGCGGTGACATCGATGAGGTCGCCGCTCTGGAACATGAGCGAGGTGCACTGTTGGAGCAGGTGCAACGCTTCCATGCGCTGCAAGCCAGCCGGCCCGTCGTCGGGCGGGTGCTTGAGGAGCTGGTGCGGCTTCTGCCGGAGGGCGTGCATTTCAGTGCGCTGAAAATGAAGGATGGCGTGCTGTCCATCGAGGGCCATGCCGACTCGGATCAGGCTGTTTCCGGATTCATGCAGCGCTTGGGGCAGTCGCGTTGGCTGGCGTCTCCGGCCTTGAGCGAAGTGCGCAATGGCATGCCTGGTGACGCAGGCCCCGCTGCCAGCCAATTCCGCCTTGGTGTGCGGAGTGTGGCTGGCGGGCCGCTTGCTGAAGGCGGTGCGCCGTGA